The following are encoded together in the Equus quagga isolate Etosha38 chromosome 15, UCLA_HA_Equagga_1.0, whole genome shotgun sequence genome:
- the LOC124227411 gene encoding olfactory receptor 2B11-like — protein MNPSNASSPKVFILLGFYDHPWLEMPLFIIVLVAYICTLVGNISIIVISRVDPHLDSPMYFFLSNLSFLDLCFTTTTIPQLLLNLWGTDKSISYGGCVTQFYMFHFLGATECILLAVMSLDRYMAICKPLRYSAIMHQQLCIFLVAVAWLSGLANSLLQSSLTIQLPLCGNNKVDDFLCEVPVMIKMSCVDTTFNVAMLSIVGAFYSLVPLLLILVSYGFIVATVLRIRSSEGKKKAFNTCGSHVIVVSLFYGPVISMYVQPSATNSQDKNKLMSLFYSLVTPMLNPFIYTLRNKDMKGAMRRLLVSLYHQGRE, from the coding sequence ATGAATCCAAGCAATGCAAGTTCTCCAAaggttttcattctcttgggttTCTATGACCATCCCTGGTTGGAAATGCCACTCTTCATAATCGTGCTTGTTGCTTACATCTGCACACTAGTGGGAAACATCTCAATTATTGTAATATCCAGGGTGGATCCTCATCTTGACAGCCCtatgtacttcttcctttccaacctctCCTTCCTGGACCTGTGTTTTACCACGACCACCATTCCTCAGCTGCTGCTGAATCTCTGGGGCACAGATAAGTCTATCAGCTATGGAGGCTGTGTGACCCAGTTTTATATGTTTCACTTCCTGGGGGCCACCGAATGCATCCTTTTAGCTGTGATGTCCTTGGATCGTTacatggccatctgcaagcccttGAGGTACTCAGCTATTATGCACCAGCAACTCTGCATCTTCCTAGTGGCCGTGGCGTGGCTAAGTGGTTTGGCTAACTCCTTGCTTCAGTCATCCCTCACCATCCAGCTGCCACTCTGTGGTAACAACAAGGTAGATGACTTCCTGTGTGAGGTTCCAGTGATGATCAAGATGTCATGTGTTGACACCACATTCAATGTAGCTATGCTCTCCATTGTGGGGGCATTCTATTCCCTGGTTCCCTTGTTACTTATCCTTGTTTCCTATGGGTTCATTGTGGCAACAGTGCTCAGAATTCGGTCctcagagggaaagaagaaggccTTTAACACATGTGGTTCTCATGTTATTGTTGTATCTCTCTTCTATGGGCCAGTAATTAGCATGTATGTACAACCTTCTGCTACTAACTCCCAGGACAAGAACAAACTCATGTCCCTGTTCTACAGTTTGGTGACTCCTATGCTTAACCCTTTTATCTATACTTTGAGAAACAAGGACATGAAAGGGGCAATGAGGAGGCTTCTTGTCTCATTGTACCATCAGGGAAGAGAATAA